The following proteins are encoded in a genomic region of Thermovenabulum gondwanense:
- the eutM gene encoding ethanolamine utilization microcompartment protein EutM, producing MNGGQIALGMIETKGLVAAIEAADAMVKAANVTLIGKEKVGGGLVTVMVRGDVGAVKAATDAGAAAASRVGELISVHVIPRPHPDVEYILPNVKKESGYDPTK from the coding sequence ATGAACGGTGGACAAATTGCTTTGGGAATGATTGAAACAAAAGGCTTGGTGGCTGCAATTGAGGCGGCAGATGCGATGGTAAAAGCAGCAAATGTAACACTTATAGGTAAAGAAAAAGTCGGAGGTGGACTTGTAACGGTTATGGTTAGGGGAGATGTAGGAGCTGTAAAAGCGGCAACTGATGCAGGTGCAGCGGCAGCGTCAAGGGTGGGAGAATTGATTTCTGTCCATGTAATTCCAAGACCACATCCTGATGTAGAGTATATACTACCTAATGTGAAAAAGGAAAGTGGATACGACCCCACTAAATAA